The Bombus fervidus isolate BK054 chromosome 1, iyBomFerv1, whole genome shotgun sequence genome includes a window with the following:
- the Rpi1 gene encoding RNA polymerase I subunit RpI1 produces the protein MVQHKYHTTRLTPKHLDPKCLMFSMFTANDIRNLSVTKIRTPLSFNILGHPLKGGLYDPALGPLLESSDPCGTCGCNVFKCPGHFGHIELPMPVVNPLFHRGLSMLIKLACLNCFSLQIPSYVKLLLSAKLNLLQQGYLSDLEDLEQEVMFVVSCSENPYEVDVQAVQNVIDNYTENLRNRPRLNQSIVQYDEIQLNTKNINMQWHTYVENVIKQYATSKVCVNCQVPIPKITTLKNKIMTTKMSETPNTPRTVKSRGAVHKLETVMIMPDQSKDYLRKLWQNERDFLKVLIPCFGMVDIEYPTDIFFFEVIPVLPPIVRPVNFVNGQMIEHPQSQVYKSIIQDCLVLRNIIQTIQDGDTNQLTEEGKLVFEQIKGNTAIEKLHNAWQNLQINVDHLMDRDMNRTADSANCQGLKQVIEKKEGIIRMHMMGKRVNFAARSVITPDPNLNIDEIGIPEAFAMKLTYPTPVTPWNVVQLRQLVLNGPNIHPGAVMVEHEDGSIQRISNTNAVQREAIAKRLLTTSDKANKFFKGIKIIHRHLQNGDILLLNRQPTLHKPSIMAHKARILKGEKTLRLHYANCKAYNSDFDGDEMNAHYPQNELARSEGYNIANVSNQYLVPKDGTPLSGLIQDHMISGVRLTVRGTFFSREDYMQLVYAALSTIQDNIILLPPSIIKPVPLWSGKQIVSTVIINIIPPNQARINLTANAKISIKEWQVEKARRWKCGTEFLDPKTMSEAEVIIRNGELLCGVLDKTHYGATPFGLVHCIFELYGGICSTKLLSAFGKLFQAALQRNGFTLGIEDILLLNKADKKRKEIISNCRKIGENIQRSMLELPDDIPMDIVTSKIEESYWSDPKFRAQIDRKYKSALDVYTNDINKACLPAGLLKKFPDNNLQLMVQSGAKGSTVNTMQISCLLGQIELEGKRPPLMISGKSLPSFLAYDPTPRAGGFIDGRFMTGIKPQEFFFHCMAGREGLIDTAVKTSRSGYLQRCLIKHLEGLSINYDSTVRDSDGSMVQIYYGEDGLDIPGSRFLRKEQLSFLIDNKNVILNEEIVKNLKMDSDTDKILKVARKIKKWESKNGSALQKRRISPFTRFSREDMNIKKSKYKEINKSNGRSKASLSLMKKWLKTSEEDKKWIYAECARCPDPIMSKYRQDIDFGVFSERLDNLMDEYIVSKSNNSIIKKKDLRDLLSVKVMKTVCPPGEPVGLLAAQSIGEPSTQMTLNTFHFAGRGEMNVTLGIPRLREILMMASKNIKTPSMEIPFWKDLKNVTKRSNKLRLQLTKCILSDVLDNINVSRKMEQLPNRQLVYTMTINYLPHKSYKSEFCVQPHEVLKKTEEIFFKEMFKEIKKIAKVTGALVYVEEEKKSMYEDDALLDQAEPDEGAESALKNANLGEMHESSDEEAAVEDADATLLRSISRHRENQEYEDPEEVEEIEDINEREDDILVEHENEKFKTNDQQQDEDDDDYDIEHEKSDYMVNETYSTQRKRDIKNMYTHVIEYDYDEDKFTWCKLTFWLPLKMVKLDLPTITRNVANRVVLWEVPCVKRAFTFQNNNGETILKTDGINIVEMFKYDKSLNLNKLYSNDIYAISQTYGIEAANRVIIKEVRDVFKMYGITVDSRHLSLIADYMTFNGTFQPLSRKGMEGSASPLQQMSFESSLNFLKNATLEGKRDNLVSPSSRLMLGQPCKSGTGSCSLLVKIQKQPETTLSAGG, from the exons ATGGTACAACATAAATATCATACAACACGTCTAACTCCAAAACATCTAGATCCAAAATGTTTAATGTTTTCTATGTTTACTGCAAATGACATAAGAAATTTAAGTGTTACTAAAATAAGGACACCATTATCATTTAATATCTTGGGACATCCATTAAAAGGAGGTTTATATGACCCAGCATTAg gACCACTTTTAGAAAGTTCCGATCCATGTGGAACATGTGGATGCAATGTATTCAAAtgtccaggtcattttggacatatagaattgcctATGCCAGTAGTAAATCCACTGTTTCATAGAGGATTATCTATGCTAATCAAATTAGCATGTCTAAACTGTTTCTCTTTACAAATTCCATCTTATGTAAAATTGTTACTTTCTGCAAAATTAAACTTACTTCAACAAGGATATCTCAGTGACCTTGAAGATTTAGAACAAGAAGTAATGTTTGTTGTTTCATGTTCAGAAAATCCTTATGAAGTTGATGTGCAAGCTGTTCAAAatgtaattgataattatactGAAAATCTTCGCAATAGACCAAGACTTAATCAGTCTATTGTGCAATATGATGAAATTCAACTAAAtaccaaaaatattaatatgcaATGGCATACATATGTTGAAAATGTTATAAAGCAGTATGCAACATCGAAAGTCTGTGTAAATTGTCAAGTACCTATACCAAAAATTACAacactaaaaaataaaattatgaccACTAAAATGTCTGAGACACCTAATACTCCTCGGACAGTAAAATCACGTGGAGCAGTACATAAATTAGAGACAGTTATGATAATGCCAGATCAATCTAAAGATTACCTCAGAAAACTTTGGCAAAATGAGAGAGATTTCTTAAAAGTACTTATACCTTGCTTTGGAATGGTAGATATTGAATATCCAACTGATATATTCTTCTTTGAAGTAATACCAGTTTTACCACCTATAGTTAGGCCAGTTAACTTTGTCAATGGACAAATGATAGAACATCCACAATCTCAAGTTTACAAGAGTATCATCCAAGATTGTCTTGTACTTCGAAATATCATTCAAACAATTCAAGATGGTGATACAAATCAACTAACAGAAGAGGGAAAGCTTGTTTTTGAACAAATAAAAGGTAATACAgcaattgaaaaattacacaATGCTTGGCAAAATCTGCAAATAAATGTGGATCATTTAATGGATCGTGATATGAATAGAACTGCAGATTCTGCAAATTGCCAGGGTTTAAAGCAAGTTatagagaaaaaggaaggaattATTAGAATGCATATGATGGGTAAAAGAGTTAATTTTGCTGCTCGTTCTGTTATTACACCAGATCCTAATTTGAACATAGATGAAATTGGCATTCCTGAAGCTTTTGCAATGAAATTAACATATCCAACACCAGTTACACCTTGGAATGTTGTACAGTTAAGACAATTAGTTTTAAACGGTCCTAATATTCATCCTGGTGCAGTAATGGTTGAACACGAGGATggaagtatacaacgtatttcTAACACAAATGCTGTTCAAAGAGAAGCTATTGCAAAACGTCTTCTAACAACAAGTGATAaagcaaacaaattttttaaaggcattaaaattatacataggCATTTACAAAATGGAGACATTCTGCTGTTAAATCGTCAACCAACTTTGCATAAGCCTAGTATAATGGCTCATAAAGCACGTATTTTAAAGGGAGAAAAAACATTACGTTTGCATTATGCTAATTGTAAAGCTTATAATTCAGACTTTGATGGCGATGAGATGAATGCTCATTATCCCCAAAATGAACTAGCTAGAAGTGAAGGCTACAATATAGCCAATGTATCTAATCAATATCTTGTACCTAAAGATGGTACTCCTTTAAGTGGTCTCATTCAAGATCATATGATTTCTGGTGTGCGATTAACAGTAAGAGGGACATTCTTTTCACGTGAAGATTATATGCAACTAGTTTATGCTGCTTTATCTACAATACAAGATAATATAATTCTTCTTCCTCCCAGTATTATAAAACCAGTACCCTTATGGTCTGGTAAACAAATTGTATCCACTgttatcattaatattattccaCCAAATCAAGCACGCATCAATTTGACAGCAAATGCCAAGATCAGTATAAAAGAATGGCAAGTTGAAAAAGCACGGCGGTGGAAATGTGGTACTGAATTTTTAGATCCTAAAACAATGTCAGAAGCCGAAGTAATAATACGAAATGGAGAATTATTATGTGGTGTACTTGATAAGACACATTATGGTGCAACTCCATTTGGTCTTGTACATTGTATTTTCGAATTATATGGGGGAATATGCTCTACAAAGTTGTTAAGTGCCTTTGGTAAATTATTTCAAGCTGCTTTACAAAGAAATGGATTTACTCTTGGTattgaagatattttattattaaataaagcaGATAAGAAacggaaagaaattatttctaacTGTAGAAAAATTGGAGAAAATATCCAGAGATCAATGTTAGAATTACCTGATGATATACCTATGGATATTGTTACATCTAAAATTGAAGAATCTTATTGGAGTGACCCTAAATTCCGTGCACAAATCgatcgaaaatataaaagcgCATTAGATGTTTATActaatgatataaataaagcTTGTTTACCAGCTGgtcttttgaaaaaatttccaGATAATAATCTACAATTGATGGTTCAATCCGGTGCAAAAGGTTCTACCGTAAATACTATGCAGATATCTTGCTTACTTGGACAGATTGAGTTGGAAGGAAAAAGGCCACCTTTAATGATCAGTGGGAAAAGCCTTCCAAGTTTCCTTGCATACGACCCTACACCAAGAGCTGGTGGTTTTATCGATGGTAGATTTATGACAGGGATCAAACCTCAAGAATTCTTTTTTCACTGTATGGCCGGCCGTGAAGGTCTCATTGATACTGCTGTAAAAACTAGTAGATCAGGCTATTTACAAAGATGTCTTATTAAACATCTTGAAGGATTAAGTATCAATTATGATTCAACAGTACGAGACTCAGACGGTAGTATGGTGCAAATTTATTATGGCGAAGATGGGCTTGATATACCAGGTTCACGATTTTTGAGGAAGGAACAATTAAGTTTCTTAATAGACAATAAAAATGTGATTCTCAATGAAGAAATagtaaagaatttaaaaatggaCTCAGATacagataaaattttaaaagtagcgagaaaaattaaaaaatgggaaagtAAAAATGGAAGTGCATTACAAAAGAGAAGAATTAGCCCATTTACAAGGTTTTCAAGGGAAGACATGAATATTAAGAAATCGAAATAcaaggaaattaataaaagtaatggGAGAAGCAAAGCATCTCTTTCATTGATGAAAAAGTGGTTAAAGACTAgtgaagaagataaaaaatggATTTATGCCGAATGTGCAAGATGTCCTGATCCAATAATGTCAAAATATAGACAAGATATAGATTTTGGTGTATTTTCTGAACGATTAGACAATTTAATGGACGAATATATAGTTAGTAAATCTAACAATTcgattataaaaaagaaagatttaagAGACCTCTTGTCTGTAAAGGTAATGAAAACTGTTTGTCCGCCTGGTGAACCAGTAGGTTTATTAGCAGCACAATCAATAGGAGAGCCATCAACTCAAATGACTTTAAATACTTTCCACTTTGCTGGTCGTGGAGAAATGAACGTTACTTTGGGTATACCCAGATTACGTGAAATACTTATGATGGcatcgaaaaatattaaaacgccTAGCATGGAGATACCATTCTGGAAGGACTTAAAGAATGTAACAAAACGCTCAAATAAACTAAGGTTACAATTAACAAAATGCATTTTATCCGATGTTTTAGACAATATTAATGTAAGTAGGAAAATGGAGCAACTGCCAAATAGACAATTAGTGTATACTATGACTATTAATTATCTTCCTCATAAATCGTATAAATCGGAATTTTGTGTTCAACCACATGAGGTATTGAAAAAAaccgaagaaatattttttaaggaaatgtttaaagaaattaaaaagattgcTAAAGTAACAGGTGCTTTAGTATATGttgaagaggaaaagaaatctATGTATGAGGATGATGCTTTATTAGATCAAGCAGAACCTGATGAAGGAGCAGAATCTGCATtgaaaaatgcaaatttagGAGAAATGCATGAATCTTCAGATGAAGAAGCAGCAGTAGAAGATGCGGATGCAACTTTACTACGATCAATTTCGCGTCATAGAGAAAATCAAGAATATGAGGATCcagaagaagtagaagaaatagaagataTAAATGAAAGAGAAGATGATATTCTTGTAGagcatgaaaatgaaaaatttaaaactaatGACCAACAACAAGATGAAGACGATGATGATTATGACATAGAACATGAGAAATCAGACTATATGGTAAATGAAACTTACAGTACACAGAGAAAGAgggatattaaaaatatgtatactcATGTAATAGAATATGATTATGATGAGGATAAATTCACATGGTGTAAATTAACATTTTGG TTACCTCTTAAAATGGTAAAATTGGATTTACCAACGATAACTAGAAATGTTGCAAATAGAGTTGTTTTGTGGGAGGTACCTTGCGTAAAACGTGCTTTtacatttcaaaataataatggAGAGACAATTCTTAAAACTGATGGTATCAACATAGTA gaaatgttcaaatatgataaatctctaaatttaaacaaattatattccaatgACATTTATGCTATTTCTCAAACATATGGTATTGAAGCTGCTAACAGAGTTATTATAAAAGAAGTGAGAGATGTATTTAAGATGTATGGAATCACAGTTGATTCTAGACATCTATCTTTAATTGCGGATTACATGACTTTTAATGGTACATTTCAACCTCTCAGTCGTAAAGGAATGGAAGGTTCAGCATCTCCATTGCAACAAATGAGTTTTGAAAGTTCccttaattttttgaaaaatgcaACTTTAGAAG GAAAACGAGATAATTTAGTATCGCCCTCTAGTCGATTAATGTTAGGTCAACCTTGTAAATCTGGTACTGGGTCATGTTCGTTATTggtaaaaatacagaaacaaCCGGAAACTACCTTGTCAGCAGGTGGATAA
- the LOC139987512 gene encoding thioredoxin-2 produces the protein MVVQVMNAADLKSQLEKAGDNLVVVDFFATWCGPCKMIAPKLEELSKEMENVIFLKVDVDECEDIASEYGISSMPTFVFIKNSKVLETFSGANYDKLKSTIQKHK, from the exons atggtCGTCCAAGTTATGAACGCC GCTGATTTAAAAAGCCAGCTTGAGAAAGCTGGAGATAATTTAGTTGTAGTTGACTTTTTTGCCACATGGTGTGGGCCTTGCAAGATGATTGCGCCCAAACTGGAGGAGTTATCAAAG gaaatggaaaatgttaTCTTCTTGAAAGTTGATGTAGATGAATGTGAAGACATTGCTAGTGAATATGGAATTAGCAGTATGCCTACCTTTGTTTTCATCAAAAATAGTAAAGTG CTGGAAACCTTCTCAGGTGCTAATTACGACAAACTTAAAAGCACGATTCAGAAGCATaagtga